One Epinephelus lanceolatus isolate andai-2023 chromosome 17, ASM4190304v1, whole genome shotgun sequence genomic window carries:
- the camk2g2 gene encoding calcium/calmodulin-dependent protein kinase type II subunit gamma isoform X9, which translates to MATVVTSTRFTDEYQLYEELGKGAFSVVRRCVKKSTGQEYAAKIINTKKLSARDHQKLEREARICRLLKHPNIVRLHDSISEEGFHYLVFDLVTGGELFEDIVAREYYSEADASHCINQILESVSHIHQHDIVHRDLKPENLLLASKMKGAAVKLADFGLAIEVQGDQQAWFGFAGTPGYLSPEVLRKDPYGKPVDIWACGVILYILLVGYPPFWDEDQHKLYQQIKAGAYDFPSPEWDTVTPEAKNLINQMLTINPAKRITADQALKHPWVCQRSTVASMMHRQETVECLRKFNARRKLKGAILTTMLVSRNFSVGRQHTSPAATTSTAAMAQEACKTLLNKKSDGVKSQGTNSKNSVVSSSSTKDSSMSSSAPMEAQTTVVHNPADGTKGSTESCNNTEEEEMKAGPLQEATSSPSVLQTSPAQSSRPEPESALSPPAGSSRNLLQTRKQEIIKMTEQLIEAINNGDFEAYTRICDPGLTSFEPEALGNLVEGMDFHKFYFENLLSKNSKPVHTTILNPHVHLIGEDAACIAYIRLTQYMDSQGRPRSCQSEETRVWHRRDAKWLNVHFHCSGAPAAPLQ; encoded by the exons aTCACCAGAAACTGGAGCGGGAGGCAAGAATCTGTCGTCTGCTGAAACATCCAAACATAG TACGACTCCATGACAGCATCTCGGAGGAAGGCTTCCATTACCTTGTCTTTGACCT CGTCACTGGAGGAGAGCTGTTCGAGGACATTGTTGCTAGAGAGTATTACAGCGAGGCAGATGCCAG CCACTGCATCAATCAGATCCTGGAGAGCGTCAGTCACATCCACCAGCATGACATTGTGCACAGGGATCTCAAG CCAGAGAATCTGCTCCTTGCCAGTAAGATGAAGGGAGCAGCGGTGAAGCTTGCAGATTTCGGTCTAGCCATCGAGGTGCAGGGGGACCAACAGGCATGGTTTG GTTTTGCAGGAACTCCAGGATATCTGTCCCCAGAAGTGTTGAGAAAGGATCCATACGGCAAGCCAGTGGACATATGGGCATGTG gtgtGATCCTGTACATCTTGTTGGTGGGCTACCCTCCCTTCTGGGACGAGGACCAACACAAACTGTACCAACAAATCAAGGCCGGTGCATATGAT TTTCCTTCTCCAGAGTGGGACACAGTGACCCCCGAGGCCAAGAATCTGATCAATCAGATGTTAACGATTAACCCTGCCAAAAGGATCACAGCCGACCAGGCCCTCAAGCATCCCTGGGTCTGC CAACGCTCCACTGTGGCCTCCATGATGCACCGTCAAGAGACTGTGGAGTGTCTGCGCAAGTTCAACGCGAGGAGGAAACTTAAA GGAGCCATCCTCACAACAATGCTGGTGTCCAGGAACTTTTCAG TGGGACGGCAGCATACCAGCCCTGCCGCTACCACCAGCACGGCCGCAATGGCACAGGAAG cATGCAAAACTTTACTAAACAAAAAGTCGGACGGTGTGAAG TCGCAGGGAAccaacagtaaaaacagtgtagtaagcagcagcagcaccaaagACAGCAGCATGTCATCTTCAGCACCAATG GAAGCCCAGACAACTGTTGTACACAACCCAGCTGATGGCACCAAG GGCTCCACAGAGAGCTGTAATAacacagaagaggaggagatgaaag CTGGTCCCCTGCAGGAGGCTACTAGCAGCCCCAGTGTCCTTCAGACCAGTCCAGCTCAGAGCTCCCGTCCTGAACCAGAGTCCGCTCTGTCACCTCCCGCAGGCAGCAGCCGCAACCTGCTGCAGA CTCGTAAACAGGAGATTATAAAGATGACAGAGCAGCTGATTGAAGCCATCAACAACGGGGATTTCGAGGCTTACAC GAGAATCTGTGACCCTGGACTGACTTCCTTTGAGCCAGAGGCTCTTGGAAACCTGGTGGAGGGCATGGACTTTCACAAGTTCTACTTTGAGAATC TGCTGAGTAAAAACAGCAAGCCTGTGCACACCACCATCCTCAATCCCCACGTCCATCTAATCGGTGAGGATGCTGCCTGCATTGCCTACATCCGCCTGACGCAGTACATGGACAGCCAGGGCCGGCCGCGCTCCTGTCAGTCGGAGGAGACGCGCGTGTGGCACCGCCGCGATGCCAAATGGCTCAACGTGCACTTCCACTGTTCAGGAGCACCGGCTGCACCACTGCAGTGA
- the camk2g2 gene encoding calcium/calmodulin-dependent protein kinase type II subunit gamma isoform X5 produces the protein MATVVTSTRFTDEYQLYEELGKGAFSVVRRCVKKSTGQEYAAKIINTKKLSARDHQKLEREARICRLLKHPNIVRLHDSISEEGFHYLVFDLVTGGELFEDIVAREYYSEADASHCINQILESVSHIHQHDIVHRDLKPENLLLASKMKGAAVKLADFGLAIEVQGDQQAWFGFAGTPGYLSPEVLRKDPYGKPVDIWACGVILYILLVGYPPFWDEDQHKLYQQIKAGAYDFPSPEWDTVTPEAKNLINQMLTINPAKRITADQALKHPWVCQRSTVASMMHRQETVECLRKFNARRKLKGAILTTMLVSRNFSVGRQHTSPAATTSTAAMAQEACKTLLNKKSDGVKEAQTTVVHNPADGTKGSTESCNNTEEEEMKGRKVAASESAGTDSGVLSECSATEEQTQTLSPHCPPPTSGPLQEATSSPSVLQTSPAQSSRPEPESALSPPAGSSRNLLQTRKQEIIKMTEQLIEAINNGDFEAYTRICDPGLTSFEPEALGNLVEGMDFHKFYFENLLSKNSKPVHTTILNPHVHLIGEDAACIAYIRLTQYMDSQGRPRSCQSEETRVWHRRDAKWLNVHFHCSGAPAAPLQ, from the exons aTCACCAGAAACTGGAGCGGGAGGCAAGAATCTGTCGTCTGCTGAAACATCCAAACATAG TACGACTCCATGACAGCATCTCGGAGGAAGGCTTCCATTACCTTGTCTTTGACCT CGTCACTGGAGGAGAGCTGTTCGAGGACATTGTTGCTAGAGAGTATTACAGCGAGGCAGATGCCAG CCACTGCATCAATCAGATCCTGGAGAGCGTCAGTCACATCCACCAGCATGACATTGTGCACAGGGATCTCAAG CCAGAGAATCTGCTCCTTGCCAGTAAGATGAAGGGAGCAGCGGTGAAGCTTGCAGATTTCGGTCTAGCCATCGAGGTGCAGGGGGACCAACAGGCATGGTTTG GTTTTGCAGGAACTCCAGGATATCTGTCCCCAGAAGTGTTGAGAAAGGATCCATACGGCAAGCCAGTGGACATATGGGCATGTG gtgtGATCCTGTACATCTTGTTGGTGGGCTACCCTCCCTTCTGGGACGAGGACCAACACAAACTGTACCAACAAATCAAGGCCGGTGCATATGAT TTTCCTTCTCCAGAGTGGGACACAGTGACCCCCGAGGCCAAGAATCTGATCAATCAGATGTTAACGATTAACCCTGCCAAAAGGATCACAGCCGACCAGGCCCTCAAGCATCCCTGGGTCTGC CAACGCTCCACTGTGGCCTCCATGATGCACCGTCAAGAGACTGTGGAGTGTCTGCGCAAGTTCAACGCGAGGAGGAAACTTAAA GGAGCCATCCTCACAACAATGCTGGTGTCCAGGAACTTTTCAG TGGGACGGCAGCATACCAGCCCTGCCGCTACCACCAGCACGGCCGCAATGGCACAGGAAG cATGCAAAACTTTACTAAACAAAAAGTCGGACGGTGTGAAG GAAGCCCAGACAACTGTTGTACACAACCCAGCTGATGGCACCAAG GGCTCCACAGAGAGCTGTAATAacacagaagaggaggagatgaaaggTAGGAAAG TGGCTGCCTCTGAGTCTGCTGGTACAGACAGTGGAGTGTTAAGCGAGTGCAGCGCTACTGAGGAACAGACCCAGACCCTGTCTCCTCACTGCCCTCCACCCACCT CTGGTCCCCTGCAGGAGGCTACTAGCAGCCCCAGTGTCCTTCAGACCAGTCCAGCTCAGAGCTCCCGTCCTGAACCAGAGTCCGCTCTGTCACCTCCCGCAGGCAGCAGCCGCAACCTGCTGCAGA CTCGTAAACAGGAGATTATAAAGATGACAGAGCAGCTGATTGAAGCCATCAACAACGGGGATTTCGAGGCTTACAC GAGAATCTGTGACCCTGGACTGACTTCCTTTGAGCCAGAGGCTCTTGGAAACCTGGTGGAGGGCATGGACTTTCACAAGTTCTACTTTGAGAATC TGCTGAGTAAAAACAGCAAGCCTGTGCACACCACCATCCTCAATCCCCACGTCCATCTAATCGGTGAGGATGCTGCCTGCATTGCCTACATCCGCCTGACGCAGTACATGGACAGCCAGGGCCGGCCGCGCTCCTGTCAGTCGGAGGAGACGCGCGTGTGGCACCGCCGCGATGCCAAATGGCTCAACGTGCACTTCCACTGTTCAGGAGCACCGGCTGCACCACTGCAGTGA
- the camk2g2 gene encoding calcium/calmodulin-dependent protein kinase type II subunit gamma isoform X13 produces the protein MATVVTSTRFTDEYQLYEELGKGAFSVVRRCVKKSTGQEYAAKIINTKKLSARDHQKLEREARICRLLKHPNIVRLHDSISEEGFHYLVFDLVTGGELFEDIVAREYYSEADASHCINQILESVSHIHQHDIVHRDLKPENLLLASKMKGAAVKLADFGLAIEVQGDQQAWFGFAGTPGYLSPEVLRKDPYGKPVDIWACGVILYILLVGYPPFWDEDQHKLYQQIKAGAYDFPSPEWDTVTPEAKNLINQMLTINPAKRITADQALKHPWVCQRSTVASMMHRQETVECLRKFNARRKLKGAILTTMLVSRNFSACKTLLNKKSDGVKKRKSSSSVCLMGSTESCNNTEEEEMKGRKVAASESAGTDSGVLSECSATEEQTQTLSPHCPPPTSGPLQEATSSPSVLQTSPAQSSRPEPESALSPPAGSSRNLLQTRKQEIIKMTEQLIEAINNGDFEAYTRICDPGLTSFEPEALGNLVEGMDFHKFYFENLLSKNSKPVHTTILNPHVHLIGEDAACIAYIRLTQYMDSQGRPRSCQSEETRVWHRRDAKWLNVHFHCSGAPAAPLQ, from the exons aTCACCAGAAACTGGAGCGGGAGGCAAGAATCTGTCGTCTGCTGAAACATCCAAACATAG TACGACTCCATGACAGCATCTCGGAGGAAGGCTTCCATTACCTTGTCTTTGACCT CGTCACTGGAGGAGAGCTGTTCGAGGACATTGTTGCTAGAGAGTATTACAGCGAGGCAGATGCCAG CCACTGCATCAATCAGATCCTGGAGAGCGTCAGTCACATCCACCAGCATGACATTGTGCACAGGGATCTCAAG CCAGAGAATCTGCTCCTTGCCAGTAAGATGAAGGGAGCAGCGGTGAAGCTTGCAGATTTCGGTCTAGCCATCGAGGTGCAGGGGGACCAACAGGCATGGTTTG GTTTTGCAGGAACTCCAGGATATCTGTCCCCAGAAGTGTTGAGAAAGGATCCATACGGCAAGCCAGTGGACATATGGGCATGTG gtgtGATCCTGTACATCTTGTTGGTGGGCTACCCTCCCTTCTGGGACGAGGACCAACACAAACTGTACCAACAAATCAAGGCCGGTGCATATGAT TTTCCTTCTCCAGAGTGGGACACAGTGACCCCCGAGGCCAAGAATCTGATCAATCAGATGTTAACGATTAACCCTGCCAAAAGGATCACAGCCGACCAGGCCCTCAAGCATCCCTGGGTCTGC CAACGCTCCACTGTGGCCTCCATGATGCACCGTCAAGAGACTGTGGAGTGTCTGCGCAAGTTCAACGCGAGGAGGAAACTTAAA GGAGCCATCCTCACAACAATGCTGGTGTCCAGGAACTTTTCAG cATGCAAAACTTTACTAAACAAAAAGTCGGACGGTGTGAAG AAAAGGAAGTCCAGCTCGAGTGTTTGTTTGATG GGCTCCACAGAGAGCTGTAATAacacagaagaggaggagatgaaaggTAGGAAAG TGGCTGCCTCTGAGTCTGCTGGTACAGACAGTGGAGTGTTAAGCGAGTGCAGCGCTACTGAGGAACAGACCCAGACCCTGTCTCCTCACTGCCCTCCACCCACCT CTGGTCCCCTGCAGGAGGCTACTAGCAGCCCCAGTGTCCTTCAGACCAGTCCAGCTCAGAGCTCCCGTCCTGAACCAGAGTCCGCTCTGTCACCTCCCGCAGGCAGCAGCCGCAACCTGCTGCAGA CTCGTAAACAGGAGATTATAAAGATGACAGAGCAGCTGATTGAAGCCATCAACAACGGGGATTTCGAGGCTTACAC GAGAATCTGTGACCCTGGACTGACTTCCTTTGAGCCAGAGGCTCTTGGAAACCTGGTGGAGGGCATGGACTTTCACAAGTTCTACTTTGAGAATC TGCTGAGTAAAAACAGCAAGCCTGTGCACACCACCATCCTCAATCCCCACGTCCATCTAATCGGTGAGGATGCTGCCTGCATTGCCTACATCCGCCTGACGCAGTACATGGACAGCCAGGGCCGGCCGCGCTCCTGTCAGTCGGAGGAGACGCGCGTGTGGCACCGCCGCGATGCCAAATGGCTCAACGTGCACTTCCACTGTTCAGGAGCACCGGCTGCACCACTGCAGTGA
- the camk2g2 gene encoding calcium/calmodulin-dependent protein kinase type II subunit gamma isoform X18, whose product MATVVTSTRFTDEYQLYEELGKGAFSVVRRCVKKSTGQEYAAKIINTKKLSARDHQKLEREARICRLLKHPNIVRLHDSISEEGFHYLVFDLVTGGELFEDIVAREYYSEADASHCINQILESVSHIHQHDIVHRDLKPENLLLASKMKGAAVKLADFGLAIEVQGDQQAWFGFAGTPGYLSPEVLRKDPYGKPVDIWACGVILYILLVGYPPFWDEDQHKLYQQIKAGAYDFPSPEWDTVTPEAKNLINQMLTINPAKRITADQALKHPWVCQRSTVASMMHRQETVECLRKFNARRKLKGAILTTMLVSRNFSVGRQHTSPAATTSTAAMAQEACKTLLNKKSDGVKKRKSSSSVCLMGSTESCNNTEEEEMKAGPLQEATSSPSVLQTSPAQSSRPEPESALSPPAGSSRNLLQTRKQEIIKMTEQLIEAINNGDFEAYTRICDPGLTSFEPEALGNLVEGMDFHKFYFENLLSKNSKPVHTTILNPHVHLIGEDAACIAYIRLTQYMDSQGRPRSCQSEETRVWHRRDAKWLNVHFHCSGAPAAPLQ is encoded by the exons aTCACCAGAAACTGGAGCGGGAGGCAAGAATCTGTCGTCTGCTGAAACATCCAAACATAG TACGACTCCATGACAGCATCTCGGAGGAAGGCTTCCATTACCTTGTCTTTGACCT CGTCACTGGAGGAGAGCTGTTCGAGGACATTGTTGCTAGAGAGTATTACAGCGAGGCAGATGCCAG CCACTGCATCAATCAGATCCTGGAGAGCGTCAGTCACATCCACCAGCATGACATTGTGCACAGGGATCTCAAG CCAGAGAATCTGCTCCTTGCCAGTAAGATGAAGGGAGCAGCGGTGAAGCTTGCAGATTTCGGTCTAGCCATCGAGGTGCAGGGGGACCAACAGGCATGGTTTG GTTTTGCAGGAACTCCAGGATATCTGTCCCCAGAAGTGTTGAGAAAGGATCCATACGGCAAGCCAGTGGACATATGGGCATGTG gtgtGATCCTGTACATCTTGTTGGTGGGCTACCCTCCCTTCTGGGACGAGGACCAACACAAACTGTACCAACAAATCAAGGCCGGTGCATATGAT TTTCCTTCTCCAGAGTGGGACACAGTGACCCCCGAGGCCAAGAATCTGATCAATCAGATGTTAACGATTAACCCTGCCAAAAGGATCACAGCCGACCAGGCCCTCAAGCATCCCTGGGTCTGC CAACGCTCCACTGTGGCCTCCATGATGCACCGTCAAGAGACTGTGGAGTGTCTGCGCAAGTTCAACGCGAGGAGGAAACTTAAA GGAGCCATCCTCACAACAATGCTGGTGTCCAGGAACTTTTCAG TGGGACGGCAGCATACCAGCCCTGCCGCTACCACCAGCACGGCCGCAATGGCACAGGAAG cATGCAAAACTTTACTAAACAAAAAGTCGGACGGTGTGAAG AAAAGGAAGTCCAGCTCGAGTGTTTGTTTGATG GGCTCCACAGAGAGCTGTAATAacacagaagaggaggagatgaaag CTGGTCCCCTGCAGGAGGCTACTAGCAGCCCCAGTGTCCTTCAGACCAGTCCAGCTCAGAGCTCCCGTCCTGAACCAGAGTCCGCTCTGTCACCTCCCGCAGGCAGCAGCCGCAACCTGCTGCAGA CTCGTAAACAGGAGATTATAAAGATGACAGAGCAGCTGATTGAAGCCATCAACAACGGGGATTTCGAGGCTTACAC GAGAATCTGTGACCCTGGACTGACTTCCTTTGAGCCAGAGGCTCTTGGAAACCTGGTGGAGGGCATGGACTTTCACAAGTTCTACTTTGAGAATC TGCTGAGTAAAAACAGCAAGCCTGTGCACACCACCATCCTCAATCCCCACGTCCATCTAATCGGTGAGGATGCTGCCTGCATTGCCTACATCCGCCTGACGCAGTACATGGACAGCCAGGGCCGGCCGCGCTCCTGTCAGTCGGAGGAGACGCGCGTGTGGCACCGCCGCGATGCCAAATGGCTCAACGTGCACTTCCACTGTTCAGGAGCACCGGCTGCACCACTGCAGTGA
- the camk2g2 gene encoding calcium/calmodulin-dependent protein kinase type II subunit gamma isoform X7, whose product MATVVTSTRFTDEYQLYEELGKGAFSVVRRCVKKSTGQEYAAKIINTKKLSARDHQKLEREARICRLLKHPNIVRLHDSISEEGFHYLVFDLVTGGELFEDIVAREYYSEADASHCINQILESVSHIHQHDIVHRDLKPENLLLASKMKGAAVKLADFGLAIEVQGDQQAWFGFAGTPGYLSPEVLRKDPYGKPVDIWACGVILYILLVGYPPFWDEDQHKLYQQIKAGAYDFPSPEWDTVTPEAKNLINQMLTINPAKRITADQALKHPWVCQRSTVASMMHRQETVECLRKFNARRKLKGAILTTMLVSRNFSVGRQHTSPAATTSTAAMAQEACKTLLNKKSDGVKKRKSSSSVCLMGSTESCNNTEEEEMKGRKVAASESAGTDSGVLSECSATEEQTQTLSPHCPPPTSGPLQEATSSPSVLQTSPAQSSRPEPESALSPPAGSSRNLLQTRKQEIIKMTEQLIEAINNGDFEAYTRICDPGLTSFEPEALGNLVEGMDFHKFYFENLLSKNSKPVHTTILNPHVHLIGEDAACIAYIRLTQYMDSQGRPRSCQSEETRVWHRRDAKWLNVHFHCSGAPAAPLQ is encoded by the exons aTCACCAGAAACTGGAGCGGGAGGCAAGAATCTGTCGTCTGCTGAAACATCCAAACATAG TACGACTCCATGACAGCATCTCGGAGGAAGGCTTCCATTACCTTGTCTTTGACCT CGTCACTGGAGGAGAGCTGTTCGAGGACATTGTTGCTAGAGAGTATTACAGCGAGGCAGATGCCAG CCACTGCATCAATCAGATCCTGGAGAGCGTCAGTCACATCCACCAGCATGACATTGTGCACAGGGATCTCAAG CCAGAGAATCTGCTCCTTGCCAGTAAGATGAAGGGAGCAGCGGTGAAGCTTGCAGATTTCGGTCTAGCCATCGAGGTGCAGGGGGACCAACAGGCATGGTTTG GTTTTGCAGGAACTCCAGGATATCTGTCCCCAGAAGTGTTGAGAAAGGATCCATACGGCAAGCCAGTGGACATATGGGCATGTG gtgtGATCCTGTACATCTTGTTGGTGGGCTACCCTCCCTTCTGGGACGAGGACCAACACAAACTGTACCAACAAATCAAGGCCGGTGCATATGAT TTTCCTTCTCCAGAGTGGGACACAGTGACCCCCGAGGCCAAGAATCTGATCAATCAGATGTTAACGATTAACCCTGCCAAAAGGATCACAGCCGACCAGGCCCTCAAGCATCCCTGGGTCTGC CAACGCTCCACTGTGGCCTCCATGATGCACCGTCAAGAGACTGTGGAGTGTCTGCGCAAGTTCAACGCGAGGAGGAAACTTAAA GGAGCCATCCTCACAACAATGCTGGTGTCCAGGAACTTTTCAG TGGGACGGCAGCATACCAGCCCTGCCGCTACCACCAGCACGGCCGCAATGGCACAGGAAG cATGCAAAACTTTACTAAACAAAAAGTCGGACGGTGTGAAG AAAAGGAAGTCCAGCTCGAGTGTTTGTTTGATG GGCTCCACAGAGAGCTGTAATAacacagaagaggaggagatgaaaggTAGGAAAG TGGCTGCCTCTGAGTCTGCTGGTACAGACAGTGGAGTGTTAAGCGAGTGCAGCGCTACTGAGGAACAGACCCAGACCCTGTCTCCTCACTGCCCTCCACCCACCT CTGGTCCCCTGCAGGAGGCTACTAGCAGCCCCAGTGTCCTTCAGACCAGTCCAGCTCAGAGCTCCCGTCCTGAACCAGAGTCCGCTCTGTCACCTCCCGCAGGCAGCAGCCGCAACCTGCTGCAGA CTCGTAAACAGGAGATTATAAAGATGACAGAGCAGCTGATTGAAGCCATCAACAACGGGGATTTCGAGGCTTACAC GAGAATCTGTGACCCTGGACTGACTTCCTTTGAGCCAGAGGCTCTTGGAAACCTGGTGGAGGGCATGGACTTTCACAAGTTCTACTTTGAGAATC TGCTGAGTAAAAACAGCAAGCCTGTGCACACCACCATCCTCAATCCCCACGTCCATCTAATCGGTGAGGATGCTGCCTGCATTGCCTACATCCGCCTGACGCAGTACATGGACAGCCAGGGCCGGCCGCGCTCCTGTCAGTCGGAGGAGACGCGCGTGTGGCACCGCCGCGATGCCAAATGGCTCAACGTGCACTTCCACTGTTCAGGAGCACCGGCTGCACCACTGCAGTGA
- the camk2g2 gene encoding calcium/calmodulin-dependent protein kinase type II subunit gamma isoform X1 → MATVVTSTRFTDEYQLYEELGKGAFSVVRRCVKKSTGQEYAAKIINTKKLSARDHQKLEREARICRLLKHPNIVRLHDSISEEGFHYLVFDLVTGGELFEDIVAREYYSEADASHCINQILESVSHIHQHDIVHRDLKPENLLLASKMKGAAVKLADFGLAIEVQGDQQAWFGFAGTPGYLSPEVLRKDPYGKPVDIWACGVILYILLVGYPPFWDEDQHKLYQQIKAGAYDFPSPEWDTVTPEAKNLINQMLTINPAKRITADQALKHPWVCQRSTVASMMHRQETVECLRKFNARRKLKGAILTTMLVSRNFSVGRQHTSPAATTSTAAMAQEACKTLLNKKSDGVKSQGTNSKNSVVSSSSTKDSSMSSSAPMEAQTTVVHNPADGTKGSTESCNNTEEEEMKGRKVAASESAGTDSGVLSECSATEEQTQTLSPHCPPPTSGPLQEATSSPSVLQTSPAQSSRPEPESALSPPAGSSRNLLQTRKQEIIKMTEQLIEAINNGDFEAYTRICDPGLTSFEPEALGNLVEGMDFHKFYFENLLSKNSKPVHTTILNPHVHLIGEDAACIAYIRLTQYMDSQGRPRSCQSEETRVWHRRDAKWLNVHFHCSGAPAAPLQ, encoded by the exons aTCACCAGAAACTGGAGCGGGAGGCAAGAATCTGTCGTCTGCTGAAACATCCAAACATAG TACGACTCCATGACAGCATCTCGGAGGAAGGCTTCCATTACCTTGTCTTTGACCT CGTCACTGGAGGAGAGCTGTTCGAGGACATTGTTGCTAGAGAGTATTACAGCGAGGCAGATGCCAG CCACTGCATCAATCAGATCCTGGAGAGCGTCAGTCACATCCACCAGCATGACATTGTGCACAGGGATCTCAAG CCAGAGAATCTGCTCCTTGCCAGTAAGATGAAGGGAGCAGCGGTGAAGCTTGCAGATTTCGGTCTAGCCATCGAGGTGCAGGGGGACCAACAGGCATGGTTTG GTTTTGCAGGAACTCCAGGATATCTGTCCCCAGAAGTGTTGAGAAAGGATCCATACGGCAAGCCAGTGGACATATGGGCATGTG gtgtGATCCTGTACATCTTGTTGGTGGGCTACCCTCCCTTCTGGGACGAGGACCAACACAAACTGTACCAACAAATCAAGGCCGGTGCATATGAT TTTCCTTCTCCAGAGTGGGACACAGTGACCCCCGAGGCCAAGAATCTGATCAATCAGATGTTAACGATTAACCCTGCCAAAAGGATCACAGCCGACCAGGCCCTCAAGCATCCCTGGGTCTGC CAACGCTCCACTGTGGCCTCCATGATGCACCGTCAAGAGACTGTGGAGTGTCTGCGCAAGTTCAACGCGAGGAGGAAACTTAAA GGAGCCATCCTCACAACAATGCTGGTGTCCAGGAACTTTTCAG TGGGACGGCAGCATACCAGCCCTGCCGCTACCACCAGCACGGCCGCAATGGCACAGGAAG cATGCAAAACTTTACTAAACAAAAAGTCGGACGGTGTGAAG TCGCAGGGAAccaacagtaaaaacagtgtagtaagcagcagcagcaccaaagACAGCAGCATGTCATCTTCAGCACCAATG GAAGCCCAGACAACTGTTGTACACAACCCAGCTGATGGCACCAAG GGCTCCACAGAGAGCTGTAATAacacagaagaggaggagatgaaaggTAGGAAAG TGGCTGCCTCTGAGTCTGCTGGTACAGACAGTGGAGTGTTAAGCGAGTGCAGCGCTACTGAGGAACAGACCCAGACCCTGTCTCCTCACTGCCCTCCACCCACCT CTGGTCCCCTGCAGGAGGCTACTAGCAGCCCCAGTGTCCTTCAGACCAGTCCAGCTCAGAGCTCCCGTCCTGAACCAGAGTCCGCTCTGTCACCTCCCGCAGGCAGCAGCCGCAACCTGCTGCAGA CTCGTAAACAGGAGATTATAAAGATGACAGAGCAGCTGATTGAAGCCATCAACAACGGGGATTTCGAGGCTTACAC GAGAATCTGTGACCCTGGACTGACTTCCTTTGAGCCAGAGGCTCTTGGAAACCTGGTGGAGGGCATGGACTTTCACAAGTTCTACTTTGAGAATC TGCTGAGTAAAAACAGCAAGCCTGTGCACACCACCATCCTCAATCCCCACGTCCATCTAATCGGTGAGGATGCTGCCTGCATTGCCTACATCCGCCTGACGCAGTACATGGACAGCCAGGGCCGGCCGCGCTCCTGTCAGTCGGAGGAGACGCGCGTGTGGCACCGCCGCGATGCCAAATGGCTCAACGTGCACTTCCACTGTTCAGGAGCACCGGCTGCACCACTGCAGTGA